The following coding sequences lie in one Komagataeibacter sucrofermentans DSM 15973 genomic window:
- a CDS encoding glycosyltransferase family 2 protein has product MNLNPNSVPRLAIVIPCYNETEVFPFCLREMGEYLNDMIRRNLVRAESYILFVDDGSRDDTWQQISAAAKEHSFVRGLKLSCNKGHQAALLAGLANATQADAIVSIDADLQDDINAIGKMVQSYMAGHEVVYGVRASRQTDTAFKRTTAELFYRMMTVMGVKQVFNHADFRLLSQRACAALLEYHERNIYIRGLVPLVGFPAEEVYYDRKERMAGVSKYPLRKMLALAMEGITSMTVSPLRLITFVGAAIGAISVLLFLGIMAYWVLKGCVSGWAFVIVALFAATGIQMLSLGIVGEYVGKIYLETKERPRYHIEEKEGFPAGNPSVPA; this is encoded by the coding sequence ATGAACCTGAACCCCAATTCCGTTCCGCGCCTTGCCATTGTCATTCCGTGTTACAATGAAACAGAAGTTTTTCCCTTTTGCCTGCGCGAAATGGGGGAATACCTGAATGACATGATCCGACGGAACCTGGTGCGGGCGGAAAGTTACATACTGTTCGTGGACGATGGCAGCCGGGATGATACGTGGCAGCAGATCAGCGCCGCCGCGAAAGAGCACTCCTTTGTCCGTGGGCTCAAGCTGTCATGCAACAAGGGCCACCAGGCGGCGCTGCTGGCGGGGCTGGCCAACGCGACGCAGGCTGATGCCATTGTCAGCATTGATGCCGACCTGCAGGATGACATCAACGCCATAGGCAAGATGGTGCAGTCCTATATGGCGGGACATGAAGTCGTTTATGGCGTGCGGGCCTCCCGCCAGACCGATACGGCTTTCAAACGCACCACGGCGGAACTCTTCTACCGCATGATGACCGTCATGGGGGTGAAGCAGGTTTTCAATCATGCCGATTTCCGCCTTCTCAGCCAGCGTGCCTGCGCCGCGCTGCTGGAATACCATGAGCGGAACATCTACATCCGTGGCCTCGTGCCCCTGGTCGGCTTTCCCGCAGAAGAGGTCTATTACGACCGCAAGGAACGCATGGCCGGCGTTTCCAAATACCCTTTACGGAAAATGCTTGCCCTGGCCATGGAAGGCATCACTTCCATGACGGTCAGCCCCCTCAGGCTGATTACATTTGTGGGCGCGGCAATCGGCGCCATTTCGGTCCTGCTCTTTCTTGGCATCATGGCATACTGGGTGCTGAAGGGCTGCGTGTCCGGCTGGGCATTTGTCATTGTCGCGCTTTTCGCCGCGACGGGCATACAGATGCTGTCTTTGGGTATCGTTGGGGAATATGTAGGCAAGATATACCTTGAGACAAAGGAACGCCCCCGCTACCATATAGAAGAAAAAGAAGGGTTCCCTGCAGGCAATCCTTCCGTGCCTGCATGA
- a CDS encoding phosphatidylserine decarboxylase yields the protein MSLIQSLKLVLAPPHPAARPFLLASGAGAGIGRLLPWRATKLLGTASGLFFGFCLYFFRDPERVTPAEANVAVAPADGHIVSIEKVAPPPELDMGNAPVWRIATFLSVLDVHVNRMPIAGTVTRVSYHAGQFLNASLDKASELNERNALRLTLKDGRQLAVVQIAGLIARRILCDAEEGMQYEAGERFGLIRFGSRTDLYLPADVAPLVEVGQTMIGGETVMARL from the coding sequence ATGTCGCTAATTCAATCCCTCAAGCTTGTCCTTGCCCCGCCGCACCCGGCTGCGCGCCCCTTCCTGCTCGCCTCTGGCGCGGGCGCCGGGATCGGGCGGCTGCTGCCGTGGCGGGCGACAAAGCTGCTTGGTACGGCCAGTGGCCTGTTCTTCGGCTTCTGCCTGTATTTCTTCCGTGACCCCGAGCGCGTCACCCCGGCCGAAGCCAACGTGGCCGTGGCCCCGGCGGACGGGCATATCGTCTCGATCGAGAAAGTGGCTCCGCCGCCGGAACTCGATATGGGCAATGCCCCGGTCTGGCGTATCGCCACGTTCCTGTCGGTGCTCGACGTGCATGTGAACCGCATGCCCATCGCGGGCACGGTCACGCGCGTGTCGTACCATGCGGGGCAGTTCCTCAACGCCAGCCTCGACAAGGCCTCCGAACTCAATGAGCGCAACGCCCTGCGGCTCACGCTCAAGGACGGGCGGCAGCTTGCCGTGGTGCAGATTGCAGGCCTGATCGCGCGCCGCATCCTGTGCGATGCCGAAGAAGGCATGCAGTATGAGGCCGGCGAGCGCTTCGGCCTGATCCGCTTCGGTTCACGCACCGATCTATACCTGCCCGCTGACGTGGCCCCGCTTGTCGAGGTCGGGCAGACCATGATCGGCGGCGAAACCGTGATGGCACGGCTCTAA
- a CDS encoding glycosyltransferase family 39 protein, protein MAGEKKLFKIIGIFLISVISCIYIFSFFLTPSADWDPMFYPLIGKGIFEYHILPYDYIFDHKPYLVYVFYYIWCRIEFILNGRFTILAFSSMILICVLFNKFYKTRFFPTVFYVFFGGVIGAYFSGNTEVIQTPIILFSIILLTKGIERKNYYYFLISGILAAIVVNVNYLSGCILAPIFLYVMFSRMCTFYEFLTIIAGGVLSLTLIFLPFLIAGHGKLLAYFSMQHHFLEHYSANLGERLYTVQIVLAKISFLYPALLLWFKDKAVFWDDMRGRILTLWFLCSVLAAIMSGHAYDHYSSLFIIPAMAMCAILQKNGRLPSFWLMTPLYIYSAIYMITTTIDNVNNIKSIKRENPLAVSQIVGKRKVLNIRSDNSLYYLANLETFDPFLFIDHIDVYFGTQADEHYMQDLRQKPDFVLMPYQSCTANDINHIEDNICAWIKDNYHMVYKAYNHKHPLRVTSRYYQLYEINNK, encoded by the coding sequence GTGGCAGGAGAAAAAAAATTATTTAAAATAATTGGAATTTTTTTAATTTCAGTTATATCTTGCATTTATATATTTAGCTTTTTCCTGACCCCGTCTGCTGATTGGGATCCTATGTTTTATCCTTTGATCGGGAAAGGGATTTTTGAATATCATATCCTGCCATATGATTATATTTTTGATCATAAACCGTACCTTGTATATGTTTTTTATTATATATGGTGTCGTATTGAATTTATTTTAAATGGCCGATTCACCATACTTGCATTTTCAAGTATGATTTTAATTTGTGTACTATTTAATAAATTTTACAAAACCCGTTTTTTTCCTACGGTTTTCTATGTTTTTTTTGGAGGCGTGATTGGAGCGTACTTTTCAGGAAATACGGAAGTTATACAAACACCAATAATTTTATTTTCCATCATTCTTCTAACAAAAGGAATTGAAAGAAAAAACTATTATTATTTTCTAATTTCTGGAATACTTGCAGCCATCGTAGTTAATGTAAATTATTTATCAGGATGTATATTAGCCCCCATATTCCTATATGTCATGTTTTCACGCATGTGCACGTTTTATGAATTCCTGACTATCATTGCAGGTGGAGTATTAAGTCTTACCTTAATTTTTCTGCCATTCCTTATTGCTGGACATGGCAAACTGCTCGCTTATTTCTCCATGCAGCATCATTTTCTCGAACACTACAGTGCCAACCTGGGAGAGCGGCTATACACGGTACAGATTGTCCTCGCCAAGATATCTTTTCTTTATCCAGCCCTTCTACTCTGGTTCAAAGATAAAGCAGTCTTTTGGGATGATATGCGTGGGCGTATTCTTACGCTGTGGTTCCTGTGCTCGGTTCTGGCAGCCATTATGTCTGGCCATGCTTATGACCATTATTCCTCCCTATTTATCATTCCCGCGATGGCGATGTGTGCAATTCTGCAAAAGAATGGCCGACTGCCCTCTTTCTGGCTCATGACCCCTCTTTATATTTATTCTGCTATCTATATGATTACTACTACCATAGATAACGTTAATAATATAAAGTCGATCAAGCGCGAGAACCCGCTTGCAGTTTCTCAAATCGTTGGAAAAAGAAAGGTCTTGAATATACGATCAGATAATTCTCTATATTATCTGGCAAATCTAGAAACGTTCGATCCTTTTCTTTTTATAGATCATATTGACGTTTATTTTGGCACACAGGCAGACGAGCACTATATGCAGGACCTGCGTCAGAAACCAGATTTTGTCCTGATGCCCTATCAGAGCTGTACTGCTAACGATATCAATCATATTGAAGATAATATCTGTGCATGGATTAAAGATAATTATCATATGGTATACAAAGCCTATAACCATAAACATCCATTGCGGGTAACAAGTAGATATTATCAGTTGTACGAGATAAATAATAAATAG
- a CDS encoding glycosyltransferase family 2 protein: MIEDFKKSIPDAEIYVYDNNSTDGTARIARQCGACVRQVDLQGKGYVVCQMFADIDADYYVLVDGDATYEAAAAPRMVSLAQEKYLDMVNGVRVTEQRDAYRPGHVLGNMMLTGCVTLIFGRRISDLLSGYRVFSRRYVRSFPILCSGFEIETFLSVHALEMAMPIGEVVTKYVERPEGSSSKLKTYQDGFRILLTIINLVKMEKPLFFFSVIGAIFAVIGLSIGIPVTIEFMNTHMVPKLPRTLLATGLMILAGLSFVCGLIMDMITLSRKENKRLAYIRR; the protein is encoded by the coding sequence GTGATCGAAGATTTTAAGAAGTCCATTCCGGACGCTGAAATTTACGTCTACGACAATAATTCAACTGACGGGACGGCCCGGATAGCGCGTCAATGTGGTGCCTGCGTCCGGCAGGTGGACCTGCAGGGCAAGGGCTACGTCGTGTGTCAGATGTTTGCCGACATCGATGCTGATTACTATGTTCTGGTCGATGGGGATGCGACGTACGAGGCCGCGGCCGCGCCGCGCATGGTCAGCCTGGCACAGGAAAAATACCTCGATATGGTCAATGGCGTGCGGGTAACAGAGCAGCGGGATGCTTACCGGCCAGGCCATGTGCTGGGCAACATGATGCTGACAGGCTGCGTCACACTGATTTTCGGGCGTCGTATTTCTGATCTTCTGTCCGGTTATCGTGTCTTTTCCCGGCGCTATGTTCGTTCCTTTCCCATTTTGTGCTCCGGGTTTGAAATCGAAACCTTCCTCTCGGTGCATGCCCTGGAAATGGCTATGCCCATAGGAGAGGTCGTCACAAAATACGTTGAACGCCCTGAGGGATCATCCTCCAAGCTCAAGACCTATCAGGATGGATTCCGGATTCTGTTGACTATTATAAATCTTGTAAAAATGGAGAAGCCACTTTTCTTCTTCTCTGTTATTGGTGCCATTTTTGCAGTCATTGGACTGAGTATTGGCATTCCGGTTACCATAGAGTTCATGAACACGCATATGGTGCCCAAATTGCCCCGAACTTTATTGGCTACGGGGTTGATGATTCTGGCTGGCCTGTCGTTTGTTTGCGGGCTTATCATGGACATGATTACTTTGAGCCGCAAAGAAAACAAAAGACTTGCTTACATAAGGCGTTAG
- the galE gene encoding UDP-glucose 4-epimerase GalE — protein MKCLVTGGAGYVGSHVIISLLDAGHEVVILDNLSTGHLAAVPPGVRFWNIDLADARATRHAVSQEDWDVVFHFAALSSVSESVERPFYYLGQNTINSLNLIEACTDHGVKRFVFSSTAALFNGENHCESIADNAVIDPSSPYGDSKYFIERALIWADRICGMRSACLRYFNAAGADPLGRLGEDHRPETHLIPLTIDAALGLRPMLKIFGNDYHTPDGTCVRDYVHVTDLADAHIRVIDQLEHASVTYNLGNGRGFSNLEILQSVERVSGRKVPWEWADRRPGDPAILVADSSHIRQDTGWNPQYHDIDSIVETALRWRERHPHGYDSEPLSGNENVMLMKHGVGTY, from the coding sequence ATGAAATGTCTTGTTACAGGTGGCGCGGGTTATGTAGGTAGCCATGTTATCATCAGCCTACTGGACGCAGGACATGAGGTTGTTATCCTTGACAATCTGAGCACGGGGCATCTGGCTGCGGTGCCTCCGGGCGTACGCTTCTGGAATATTGATCTCGCGGATGCACGGGCAACGCGGCATGCTGTCAGCCAGGAAGATTGGGATGTGGTGTTTCATTTCGCCGCCCTTTCCTCTGTCAGTGAATCAGTTGAGCGCCCCTTTTATTATCTGGGCCAGAATACGATCAATTCCCTCAATCTGATCGAAGCCTGCACGGATCACGGCGTCAAACGCTTTGTGTTTTCCTCGACTGCGGCTCTGTTCAATGGGGAAAATCATTGCGAATCAATCGCGGATAATGCCGTAATCGACCCCAGTTCACCTTATGGCGACAGCAAATATTTCATTGAACGCGCGCTGATCTGGGCAGACCGTATCTGCGGCATGCGCAGCGCATGCCTGCGGTATTTCAATGCTGCGGGCGCTGACCCGCTCGGCCGCCTGGGTGAAGACCACCGGCCGGAAACACATCTCATTCCCCTCACCATTGATGCCGCCCTTGGCCTGCGCCCCATGCTCAAGATATTCGGCAACGATTATCATACGCCTGATGGAACCTGTGTCCGGGATTATGTGCATGTGACGGATCTGGCCGATGCCCATATCCGGGTTATCGATCAACTGGAACATGCTTCCGTCACTTACAATCTTGGTAACGGCAGGGGGTTCAGCAATCTGGAGATCCTCCAGAGCGTGGAACGGGTCAGTGGCCGGAAGGTACCGTGGGAATGGGCAGACCGCCGCCCGGGTGATCCCGCCATCCTGGTCGCGGATTCTTCCCATATCCGTCAGGACACTGGCTGGAACCCGCAATATCACGACATTGACAGCATTGTAGAAACGGCCCTGCGCTGGCGCGAACGCCACCCACATGGGTATGATAGCGAACCACTATCGGGCAATGAAAACGTCATGCTCATGAAGCACGGTGTTGGTACATACTAA
- a CDS encoding phosphatidylcholine/phosphatidylserine synthase, whose product MAVPPPADRSRRIRRLKKRQRPRVRGLSFNRMIPNLMTMLGLCAGLTGMRFGLEGRFGGAATALLIAACIDGLDGRIARLLRGTSRFGAEFDSLSDFLCFGVAPAFVLYLWALHEGGRFGYIPCIMFTVCMALRLARFNASLDDDANQPKYAANFFTGVPAPAGAGLALFPLFLGLEAQRLHLTWLYDFTREPLLPALTLSGTAFLLVSTLPVWSFKNFKVPSPFILPTMLGTGAYAAIMIAEPWGALAAAGVIYILLLPISRRSFHRLR is encoded by the coding sequence ATGGCAGTTCCTCCCCCCGCCGACCGGTCACGCCGCATCCGCAGGCTGAAAAAACGCCAGCGCCCCCGCGTGCGGGGCCTGTCGTTCAACCGGATGATCCCCAACCTGATGACCATGCTCGGCCTGTGCGCGGGCCTGACGGGCATGCGATTCGGGCTGGAGGGACGCTTTGGCGGCGCGGCCACGGCCCTCCTCATTGCCGCGTGCATCGACGGGCTTGACGGTCGCATCGCGCGGCTGCTGCGCGGCACCAGCCGCTTTGGCGCGGAGTTCGACAGCCTGTCCGACTTCCTGTGCTTTGGGGTGGCCCCCGCCTTTGTGCTGTACCTGTGGGCGCTGCATGAAGGCGGGCGGTTTGGCTACATTCCGTGCATCATGTTCACGGTATGCATGGCGCTGCGGCTGGCACGCTTCAACGCCAGCCTTGATGATGACGCCAACCAGCCCAAATACGCCGCCAATTTCTTTACCGGCGTGCCGGCACCTGCCGGTGCGGGGCTGGCGCTGTTTCCGCTCTTTTTGGGGCTGGAGGCGCAGCGCCTGCACCTGACCTGGCTGTATGACTTCACCCGCGAGCCGCTCCTGCCCGCGCTGACGCTCAGCGGCACGGCCTTCCTGCTGGTGTCGACCCTGCCGGTCTGGTCGTTCAAGAACTTCAAGGTGCCTTCGCCGTTCATCCTGCCCACCATGCTGGGCACGGGGGCGTATGCCGCCATCATGATTGCCGAGCCATGGGGCGCGCTTGCGGCGGCAGGCGTGATCTATATCCTGCTCCTGCCCATCAGCAGGCGCAGCTTTCACCGCCTGCGGTAG